From Pantanalinema sp.:
CCCTTGCCGCCTGGCTCCACCTGCGCCAGGGCCGCTGGGTCGAGGCCGAGCGCAGCTATCGGCTGGCGGCCGAGGCGGGCTTCGACACCCCCGCGGTCCAGGAGGGCCGGGCGATCGCCATTTCCTCGCTGTCCTGATCCCGAGGCGCAAGGCCCCATGGGCGTTAGATTTGCGCCCTTGCTCGGTATATGGATCTCGGGTGGCGCCTGTTCGTTTCAGGCCGTGCCCGGCATGGGGGAAATCCGATGAAGAGACGTTGGCTGGGGGTTTCGCTGCTGCTCGCGGCGTCGGGCTGCGCCCTGCTTCCGACCCAGGAGGCCCCCCTCGCGCCCGAGCTCGTCGGGCAGGTCCGCATGGCGGCCCTGGGCTACCGGGCGCAGGCCACCTCCATGGGCCAGGTCGCCGACGCGGCCACCGTCAGCCTGATCGACGTCGCGGATAACCGCGCGATCGCCTCAAACGTCACCACGACCGAGGGCAAGTTCAGCCTGGTCTTCGGCCGGTCCTTCCGGCCGAGCGCGAGCGCGAGCTACTACGTCGAGGCGATCAAGGGTCTCGACTCCAACTCGGCCGGCAAGCCCGCGGCCCGCGTACGCACCCTCGTTCGGTACCAGGACGGGAAGTGGGTCTCCCTGACCGGGGAGGTCATGAACGTCACCGAGGGCAGCACCGCCGTCTCGGTGATCGTCAATCACCGCGGCAAGTTCCCGGCCGTGGCGGTGGACGCGATCGGCCTGATGGGCAAGCTCGCCTACAACGTGCCCGACCCCACCCTCTCGCCGACCACCGCCGACACCTTCAACGCCAAGGCGGACTACCCCCACCTGAAAAACGCCGAGTACCACCAGGTCTACGGCATGGTGCAGGCGGCCCTGAGCCAGGACCGCGATCCGCTCGCCGGCATCGCCTACGAGAGCGGCAGCGACTCCTTCGTCCTCTCCAACAGCGGGGCCTCCACCCTCAACCTGACGCCCCCGGCGGCGACGGGTGCGAGCGTGGGGCAGACCCTCACGATCAAGGGCCTCACGTTCAGCTCCAACCCCGCCAACAACGTCGTCACCCTCAACGGGGTGGCGGCCTCGAGCGTCTGGGTCTCGGCCGATCGCCAGACGGCGACCTGCAGCATCCCGCTGAGTGCCAAGAGCGGTCCGCTCGCCGTCACCGTGGACGGGGCGACCTACGGCGTGCCCACCTACGTCGTCCTCTCGAGCGCCGAGATCGCCATCTCCTCGATCGATCGCTGACTCTCGGGTCCGAAGGGCGAAGGCCCCGCGTCCGACGAGACGCGGGGCCTTCGCCTCGTGACGATCAGGGCGTGACGGTGATCGAGGCCGTGGCCGACAGGTTGCCCGAGTGGATCCAGAGGGTGGCCGAGCCGGTGGCCCCGCTCGGGACGAAGCGCCCCGCTTGATCGACGGCGCCGATCGAAGGCAGGAAAAGGGGCGGCTCGGGGCTCGCCTCGGGGTCGGGCGAGGTTTCCGGCGCGGGCTCGCCCGGGGCGGAAGCGGGCATGCTCAGGCCCCACGTCACCGTGGGCGACAAGAAGCCCACCCCCGCGTCGGTGGTCGCCTGTGCCGTGAAGTCGGCGCTGTCGGTGGCCGAGAGCGAGAGGGTCCAGCTCGAGGGGGCGATCCCGAGGGCCGAGAGGACGGTGAAGGTCGTGCCGCTGGGCGGCCCGATCACGCCGTCCGCGACGGGGGTGAGGGCCCCGGTGCGGGCGCCGGCCGGCACGAAGACCGACACGCTCGCCTGACCCTGCGCGGTGCCCTGGGCGGTCTGGCCGCCCGATCCGAAGGTGAAGCCGGGGATGAGGCCCCGCTCCAGGCCCAGCTGATTGCCCTCGATCAGCACCGCCACGCCGGGGCCGCCGTTGGTCGGGCTGAAGCCGGTGACCTCGGGGGTGGCCTTGGGGGCGAGCTCCACCTGGACCGGCACCCGGGTGTTGGCCGGCGCGTCGAAGTCGGCGCTGCCCTCGGCGATCACGA
This genomic window contains:
- a CDS encoding IPT/TIG domain-containing protein, which codes for MKRRWLGVSLLLAASGCALLPTQEAPLAPELVGQVRMAALGYRAQATSMGQVADAATVSLIDVADNRAIASNVTTTEGKFSLVFGRSFRPSASASYYVEAIKGLDSNSAGKPAARVRTLVRYQDGKWVSLTGEVMNVTEGSTAVSVIVNHRGKFPAVAVDAIGLMGKLAYNVPDPTLSPTTADTFNAKADYPHLKNAEYHQVYGMVQAALSQDRDPLAGIAYESGSDSFVLSNSGASTLNLTPPAATGASVGQTLTIKGLTFSSNPANNVVTLNGVAASSVWVSADRQTATCSIPLSAKSGPLAVTVDGATYGVPTYVVLSSAEIAISSIDR